In a single window of the Carassius carassius chromosome 26, fCarCar2.1, whole genome shotgun sequence genome:
- the LOC132105640 gene encoding liprin-beta-1-like has protein sequence MMCDASEMLAAALEQMDGIIAGSKAMNYTNGLFDCQSPTSPFLGSLRVLHLLEDLRGALDLMNPEEKESLRSQVSETTAEGLMEWLQSRLTNGHGSAAGDLVYQERLSRLESDKECLVLQVSVLTDQVEVQGEKIRDLDSSLEEHQMKLNATEELLQQELLSRSALEMEKLELLTEVSSLKLKLAATEGDCRESEDFYQDVKDMRLQLTSMEDERQEYERSLNSTKEELISLQKQLEERGQALRRFQDQAMSEAPNTEQSQNGEKDMEVQRMRSAVESLKAANEEKDLKIKELQQSLIRFKRVQDMVSSVQASKDKTRDEDIREGLCDTEMVSTGGTEETDEPQLIPCSELLPEVTTHKPAAETTDSVSEVHQPERSRLTNNNEDEASKNGGSPSISPTENFGSKKTRSSFGRGFFKIRGNKMTSTAPNLIEGERKGTEHLDLAGLQIQKPKALETHSPEGKKKSKGIMKLFGRMKRSQSTSDDLDDPPESAFRRGGVRATAGPRLGWSRDPQRSNNNELDNPFSRWSKEQVCVWLQNQGLDLYVNQAQQWISSGQTLLKASQHDLEKDMGIRHPLHRKKLQLALQSLGSKEEDAMGKLDYNWVTRWLDDIGLPQYKSQFDEGRVDGRMLHYMTVDDLLGLKVGSVLHHLSIKRAIQVLRINCYDPSCLRRRPAENNPTPAEICQWTNHRVMEWLRSVDLAEYAPNLRGSGVHGGLMVLEPRFNVETMALLLNIPPNKTLLRRHLATNFHLLIGSEAQRLKQEHLENPDYTVLTATAKVKPRRLSFGSFGTLRRKRQEEMEEYVCPMDVQMPKSSSFNKGLCVYEDSLDQLEQMEDSEGTVQQIGAFSEGINNLTSMLKEEEFFMEASSRSPETSTIDDN, from the exons ATGATGTGTGATGCGAGTGAAATGTTGGCAGCTGCTCTGGAGCAGATGGATGGCATCATCGCAG GTTCTAAGGCTATGAATTACACCAATGGCCTCTTTGATTGTCAGTCACCAACTTCACCATTCCTGGGCAGCCTTCGGGTGTTGCATCTCTTGGAGGACCTGAGGGGTGCGTTGGACTTGATGAATCCTGAGGAAAAGGAGAGTCTGCGTAGCCAGGTGTCGGAAACCACAGCTGAGGGTCTGATGGAATGGCTACAAAGCCGACTG ACCAATGGCCATGGATCTGCAGCAGGGGATTTGGTCTACCAGGAGCGACTCTCTCGCTTGGAAAGTGACAAAGAATGTCTAGTGCTCCAG GTAAGTGTTCTGACAGACCAGGTGGAAGTTCAAGGAGAAAAAATAAGGGACCTAGACTCGAGCCTTGAGGAACACCAAATGAAACTGAATGCTACAGAAGAGTTACTACAGCAG GAACTGCTTAGCAGAAGTGCTTTAGAGATGGAGAAACTGGAACTGCTGACCGAGGTATCAAGTCTCAAACTAAAGCTAGCTGCTACAGAGGGGGATTGCAGAGAAAGTGAG gatttttatcaggatGTAAAAGACATGCGCCTTCAGTTGACTTCTATGGAGGACGAGAGACAAGAGTATGAGAGAAGTCTTAACTCTACCAAA GAGGAGTTGATATCACTACAAAAGCAGTTGGAGGAGAGAGGACAGGCACTTAGAAGATTTCAGGACCAGGCCATGTCAGAAGCCCCAAACACAGAACAGTCACAAAACGGAGAGAAAG ACATGGAGGTGCAGAGAATGAGGAGTGCTGTTGAGTCTTTGAAGGCAGCTAATGAAGAGAAG GATTTGAAGATAAAAGAGCTGCAGCAGTCTCTGATCCGTTTCAAGCGAGTGCAGGATATGGTGTCGTCCGTGCAGGCATCAAAAG ACAAAACCAGGGATGAAGACATAAGAGAAGGGCTGTGTGACACCGAGATGGTCTCCACAGGAGGCACAGAGGAAACCGATGAA CCTCAGCTCATTCCATGTTCAGAGCTGCTCCCTGAAGTGACCACACACAAACCTGCAGCTGAGACCACCGACAG TGTCTCTGAAGTACATCAGCCTGAAAGGTCTCGTTTGACAAACAATAATGAG GATGAAGCCAGTAAAAATGGAGGCTCTCCATCCATCTCCCCGACTGAGAATTTTGGCTCTAAAAAAACACGTTCCTCTTTCGGACGTGGTTTTTTTAAGATCAGAGGCAACAAGATGACAAGCACCGCTCCCAATCTGA TTGAAGGAGAGCGTAAGGGGACTGAGCACTTGGATTTGGCCGGGTTGCAAATTCAGAAGCCGAAAGCATTAGAGACACACTCGCCCGAAGGAAAGAAAAAATCAAAGGGGATCATGAAGTTATTTGGAAG AATGAAGAGAAGTCAGTCCACTTCCGATGACCTGGACGATCCTCCCGAGTCGGCGTTTCGGAGAGGGGGAGTTCGAGCCACAGCGGGACCCAGACTGGGCTGGTCACGTGATCCTCAGCGAAGCAATAACAA CGAGCTGGACAACCCATTTTCACGCTGGAGTAAAGAGCAGGTGTGCGTTTGGCTGCAGAACCAGGGACTGGACTTATATGTAAATCAAGCTCAGCAGTGGATCAGCTCTGGACAGACATTATTAAAGGCGTCTCAGCATGATTTGGAAAAG GACATGGGCATCCGGCATCCTCTACACAGAAAGAAACTGCAGCTGGCTCTTCAGTCGCTGGGCTCCAAGGAGGAAGATGCCATGGGTAAACTGGACTACAACTGGGTTACTC GATGGCTGGATGACATCGGCCTACCTcagtataaatctcagtttgatGAGGGCAGAGTGGATGGGCGCATGCTTCACTATATGACTGTG GATGACCTGTTGGGACTGAAAGTGGGCAGTGTGCTTCACCATCTCAGTATTAAGAGAGCCATTCAGGTGCTACGCATCAACTGCTATGACCCCAGCTGCCTCCGTCGCCGACCAGCGGAG AATAATCCCACGCCAGCAGAAATCTGTCAATGGACCAATCACAGAGTGATGGAGTGGCTTCGTTCAGTGGATCTAGCAGAGTATGCACCCAACCTGAGAGGAAGTGGAGTCCACGGAGGCCTAATG GTTTTAGAGCCTCGCTTCAATGTTGAGACAATGGCTCTGCTTCTTAACATCCCACCAAATAAAACTCTGTTGAGACGTCACCTTGCAACCAACTTCCATCTTCTGATTGGCTCAGAGGCACAAAGGCTGAAGCAGGAGCATCTCGAAAACCCAGATTACACTGTCCTGACAGCTACAGCCAAAGTCAAG CCAAGACGTCTGTCATTTGGAAGTTTCGGGACATTGAGGCGGAAGCGACAGGAGGAGATGGAAGAGTATGTTTGCCCCATGGATGTGCAGATGCCTAAGAGCAGTAGTTTCAATAAAGGCCTTTGCGTTTACGAGGACAGCTTGGATCAACTGGAGCAG ATGGAGGACTCTGAAGGAACCGTGCAACAGATTGGCGCATTCTCGGAAGGAATCAACAACCTGACT AGCATGCTAAAAGAGGAGGAGTTCTTCATGGAAGCATCGTCCCGTTCACCTGAAACCAGCACCATAGATGACAACTAA